One genomic region from Anguilla rostrata isolate EN2019 chromosome 2, ASM1855537v3, whole genome shotgun sequence encodes:
- the baiap2l1a gene encoding brain-specific angiogenesis inhibitor 1-associated protein 2-like protein 1a isoform X3, whose translation MSRDPEEVNKLTESTYKNVMEQFNPGLRNLVNLGKSYEKSVAAMTLAGKLYFDAVSKIGENAAVSPVSRELGVVLMEISEVHKKIHLELEESFKRFHKEIIGELERKTEMDVKYMTATFKRYQTEHKLKQDSLERSQSDLKKLRRKSQGKNSIKYESKENECMETITSRQIDIQKFIADGCREALLEEKRRFCFLVDKHCTLSYQISAFHDKAKEILAVKLPSWQDKCCDATKVPDSVISMIEGMRTPVSMTPQPSPLMERYNRNMDMVVPPPAPPLKAQTSPLANMFTQDTPKTAIMAERISDHSEENNLPRSVSVSTGLNMVKRPKVETIFPHTAGNNETLLSFDEGDIITLLIPEEKDGWLYGQLEKSRQRGWFPSSYCRPYTEPVVKSSVSTPVRSLSVANLADQEQAAVVLPPPDYSDMSSMSSSSKSSTPSPENTQKTQPNGISKPPFLGGGNPFATVKLRPTVTNDRSAPVI comes from the exons AATGTAATGGAACAGTTTAACCCAGGGCTGCGCAACCTGGTCAACCTTGGGAAGAGCTATGAGAAGTCAGTGGCTG CAATGACCCTGGCAGGGAAGCTGTACTTTGATGCCGTTTCAAAAATAGGGGAAAATGCAGCAGTGTCACCAGTATCCAGGGAATTAG GGGTTGTGCTGATGGAGATTTCAGAAGTGCACAAGAAAATTCATCTGGAGCTGGAAGAGAGT tttaaaagatTTCACAAAGAAATCATCGGTGAATTGGAACGGAAAACTGAAATGGATGTGAAATACATGACT GCAACATTCAAGAGATACCAGACAGAACACAAACTGAAGCAGGACTCGCTGGAGCGATCGCAGTCAGACCTGAAGAAGCTGCGCAGGAAAAGCCAAGGCAAGAATTCCATCAAATATGAGAGCAAGGAAAACGAG TGCATGGAGACGATAACCTCCCGTCAGATAGACATTCAGAAGTTCATCGCAGATGGCTGCAGGGaggccctgctggaggagaagaggaggttCTGCTTCTTGGTGGACAAGCACTGCACATTATCCTACCAGATATCCGCCTTCCATGACAAG GCAAAAGAGATTCTGGCCGTAAAGTTGCCCAGCTGGCAGGACAAGTGCTGTGATGCCACCAAGGTGCCGGACAGCGTGATATCTATGATCGAAGGGATGCGGACCCCTGTGTCCATGaccccccaaccctcaccccTCATGGAGAGGTACAATCGG AACATGGACATGGTGGTtccacctccagctccaccGCTTAAGGCACAAACCAGCCCTCTGGCAAACATGTTCACCCAGGACACACCCAAGACTGCCATCATGGCTGAACGGATCTCAG ATCACAGTGAGGAGAACAACTTACCCAGGTCCGTGTCTGTGTCCACGGGCCTCAACATGGTCAAAAGACCCAAGGTCGAAACCATCTTCCCTCACACAGCGGGGAACAACGAGACCTTGCTCAGCTTCGACGAGGGTGACATAATCACACTGCTCATACCCGAGGAGAAGGACGGCTGGTTGTATGGGCAGCTGGAGAAGTCAAGGCA GAGGGGTTGGTTTCCCTCTTCCTATTGCCGTCCTTATACAGAGCCTGTGGTCAAAAGCAG TGTCTCCACACCGGTTCGCAGTTTAAGCGTCGCCAACCTTGCAGATCAAGAGCAGGCAGCCGTGGTGCTGCCCCCCCCAGACTACAGCGACATGTCCAGCATGAGCTCCTCCAGCAAGTCATCGACACCCTCGCCTGAAAACACG caGAAAACTCAACCGAATGGTATATCCAAGCCTCCTTTCCTAGG GGGAGGGAATCCCTTTGCTACCGTCAAACTGCGGCCTACAGTTACCAATGACAGATCCGCTCCAGTCATCTGA
- the LOC135248364 gene encoding membrane protein BRI3-like — MDSKPLLQDKPPAYNVVPGPYEYGQQHNYGAIPPPAPPPPHFQQPPPPYQYPDGQGYPQTSVQPPPVSQQPNYGGTYTIIQPSVVVVGGCPACRVGVLEDDFTCLGILCAIVFFPIGILFCLALRQRRCPNCGATFG, encoded by the exons ATGGATAGCAAGCCTTTGTTGCAAGACAAACCCCCTGCCTACAATGTTGTGCCTGGGCCATACGAATACGGGCAACAACACAATTATGGAGCTATACCGCCGCCTGCTCCCCCGCCACCACACTTCCAACAACCGCCCCCACCATATCAGTATCCTGATGGACAAG GATACCCACAGACCTCTGTCCagccgccccctgtttctcagCAGCCAAACTACGGAGGCACATACACCATAATTCAGCCCTCAGTGGTTGTGGTAGGAGGCTGCCCAGCTTGCAG GGTTGGGGTGCTGGAAGATGACTTCACCTGCCTGGGGATTCTCTGTGCCATTGTCTTCTTCCCCATTGGAATCCTCTTCTGCCTTGCACTACGCCAGAGGAGATGTCCCAACTGTGGGGCCACCTTCGGTTAG
- the baiap2l1a gene encoding brain-specific angiogenesis inhibitor 1-associated protein 2-like protein 1a isoform X2: MSRDPEEVNKLTESTYKNVMEQFNPGLRNLVNLGKSYEKSVAAMTLAGKLYFDAVSKIGENAAVSPVSRELGVVLMEISEVHKKIHLELEESFKRFHKEIIGELERKTEMDVKYMTATFKRYQTEHKLKQDSLERSQSDLKKLRRKSQGKNSIKYESKENECMETITSRQIDIQKFIADGCREALLEEKRRFCFLVDKHCTLSYQISAFHDKAKEILAVKLPSWQDKCCDATKVPDSVISMIEGMRTPVSMTPQPSPLMERYNRKNMDMVVPPPAPPLKAQTSPLANMFTQDTPKTAIMAERISDHSEENNLPRSVSVSTGLNMVKRPKVETIFPHTAGNNETLLSFDEGDIITLLIPEEKDGWLYGQLEKSRQRGWFPSSYCRPYTEPVVKSSVSTPVRSLSVANLADQEQAAVVLPPPDYSDMSSMSSSSKSSTPSPENTKTQPNGISKPPFLGGGNPFATVKLRPTVTNDRSAPVI; this comes from the exons AATGTAATGGAACAGTTTAACCCAGGGCTGCGCAACCTGGTCAACCTTGGGAAGAGCTATGAGAAGTCAGTGGCTG CAATGACCCTGGCAGGGAAGCTGTACTTTGATGCCGTTTCAAAAATAGGGGAAAATGCAGCAGTGTCACCAGTATCCAGGGAATTAG GGGTTGTGCTGATGGAGATTTCAGAAGTGCACAAGAAAATTCATCTGGAGCTGGAAGAGAGT tttaaaagatTTCACAAAGAAATCATCGGTGAATTGGAACGGAAAACTGAAATGGATGTGAAATACATGACT GCAACATTCAAGAGATACCAGACAGAACACAAACTGAAGCAGGACTCGCTGGAGCGATCGCAGTCAGACCTGAAGAAGCTGCGCAGGAAAAGCCAAGGCAAGAATTCCATCAAATATGAGAGCAAGGAAAACGAG TGCATGGAGACGATAACCTCCCGTCAGATAGACATTCAGAAGTTCATCGCAGATGGCTGCAGGGaggccctgctggaggagaagaggaggttCTGCTTCTTGGTGGACAAGCACTGCACATTATCCTACCAGATATCCGCCTTCCATGACAAG GCAAAAGAGATTCTGGCCGTAAAGTTGCCCAGCTGGCAGGACAAGTGCTGTGATGCCACCAAGGTGCCGGACAGCGTGATATCTATGATCGAAGGGATGCGGACCCCTGTGTCCATGaccccccaaccctcaccccTCATGGAGAGGTACAATCGG AAGAACATGGACATGGTGGTtccacctccagctccaccGCTTAAGGCACAAACCAGCCCTCTGGCAAACATGTTCACCCAGGACACACCCAAGACTGCCATCATGGCTGAACGGATCTCAG ATCACAGTGAGGAGAACAACTTACCCAGGTCCGTGTCTGTGTCCACGGGCCTCAACATGGTCAAAAGACCCAAGGTCGAAACCATCTTCCCTCACACAGCGGGGAACAACGAGACCTTGCTCAGCTTCGACGAGGGTGACATAATCACACTGCTCATACCCGAGGAGAAGGACGGCTGGTTGTATGGGCAGCTGGAGAAGTCAAGGCA GAGGGGTTGGTTTCCCTCTTCCTATTGCCGTCCTTATACAGAGCCTGTGGTCAAAAGCAG TGTCTCCACACCGGTTCGCAGTTTAAGCGTCGCCAACCTTGCAGATCAAGAGCAGGCAGCCGTGGTGCTGCCCCCCCCAGACTACAGCGACATGTCCAGCATGAGCTCCTCCAGCAAGTCATCGACACCCTCGCCTGAAAACACG AAAACTCAACCGAATGGTATATCCAAGCCTCCTTTCCTAGG GGGAGGGAATCCCTTTGCTACCGTCAAACTGCGGCCTACAGTTACCAATGACAGATCCGCTCCAGTCATCTGA
- the baiap2l1a gene encoding brain-specific angiogenesis inhibitor 1-associated protein 2-like protein 1a isoform X1, with protein sequence MSRDPEEVNKLTESTYKNVMEQFNPGLRNLVNLGKSYEKSVAAMTLAGKLYFDAVSKIGENAAVSPVSRELGVVLMEISEVHKKIHLELEESFKRFHKEIIGELERKTEMDVKYMTATFKRYQTEHKLKQDSLERSQSDLKKLRRKSQGKNSIKYESKENECMETITSRQIDIQKFIADGCREALLEEKRRFCFLVDKHCTLSYQISAFHDKAKEILAVKLPSWQDKCCDATKVPDSVISMIEGMRTPVSMTPQPSPLMERYNRKNMDMVVPPPAPPLKAQTSPLANMFTQDTPKTAIMAERISDHSEENNLPRSVSVSTGLNMVKRPKVETIFPHTAGNNETLLSFDEGDIITLLIPEEKDGWLYGQLEKSRQRGWFPSSYCRPYTEPVVKSSVSTPVRSLSVANLADQEQAAVVLPPPDYSDMSSMSSSSKSSTPSPENTQKTQPNGISKPPFLGGGNPFATVKLRPTVTNDRSAPVI encoded by the exons AATGTAATGGAACAGTTTAACCCAGGGCTGCGCAACCTGGTCAACCTTGGGAAGAGCTATGAGAAGTCAGTGGCTG CAATGACCCTGGCAGGGAAGCTGTACTTTGATGCCGTTTCAAAAATAGGGGAAAATGCAGCAGTGTCACCAGTATCCAGGGAATTAG GGGTTGTGCTGATGGAGATTTCAGAAGTGCACAAGAAAATTCATCTGGAGCTGGAAGAGAGT tttaaaagatTTCACAAAGAAATCATCGGTGAATTGGAACGGAAAACTGAAATGGATGTGAAATACATGACT GCAACATTCAAGAGATACCAGACAGAACACAAACTGAAGCAGGACTCGCTGGAGCGATCGCAGTCAGACCTGAAGAAGCTGCGCAGGAAAAGCCAAGGCAAGAATTCCATCAAATATGAGAGCAAGGAAAACGAG TGCATGGAGACGATAACCTCCCGTCAGATAGACATTCAGAAGTTCATCGCAGATGGCTGCAGGGaggccctgctggaggagaagaggaggttCTGCTTCTTGGTGGACAAGCACTGCACATTATCCTACCAGATATCCGCCTTCCATGACAAG GCAAAAGAGATTCTGGCCGTAAAGTTGCCCAGCTGGCAGGACAAGTGCTGTGATGCCACCAAGGTGCCGGACAGCGTGATATCTATGATCGAAGGGATGCGGACCCCTGTGTCCATGaccccccaaccctcaccccTCATGGAGAGGTACAATCGG AAGAACATGGACATGGTGGTtccacctccagctccaccGCTTAAGGCACAAACCAGCCCTCTGGCAAACATGTTCACCCAGGACACACCCAAGACTGCCATCATGGCTGAACGGATCTCAG ATCACAGTGAGGAGAACAACTTACCCAGGTCCGTGTCTGTGTCCACGGGCCTCAACATGGTCAAAAGACCCAAGGTCGAAACCATCTTCCCTCACACAGCGGGGAACAACGAGACCTTGCTCAGCTTCGACGAGGGTGACATAATCACACTGCTCATACCCGAGGAGAAGGACGGCTGGTTGTATGGGCAGCTGGAGAAGTCAAGGCA GAGGGGTTGGTTTCCCTCTTCCTATTGCCGTCCTTATACAGAGCCTGTGGTCAAAAGCAG TGTCTCCACACCGGTTCGCAGTTTAAGCGTCGCCAACCTTGCAGATCAAGAGCAGGCAGCCGTGGTGCTGCCCCCCCCAGACTACAGCGACATGTCCAGCATGAGCTCCTCCAGCAAGTCATCGACACCCTCGCCTGAAAACACG caGAAAACTCAACCGAATGGTATATCCAAGCCTCCTTTCCTAGG GGGAGGGAATCCCTTTGCTACCGTCAAACTGCGGCCTACAGTTACCAATGACAGATCCGCTCCAGTCATCTGA